The Primulina eburnea isolate SZY01 chromosome 13, ASM2296580v1, whole genome shotgun sequence genome includes a region encoding these proteins:
- the LOC140810757 gene encoding uncharacterized protein, translated as MLLQTTAISTGASSLTSPFQATICQSHYCCSSDKNLTQNPRFSLPKTVFLPRLGKWFHVGNRSRSSFHFGYFRAITPCATMLETPVLWVGRLCIFYALLKAGLAGSPTNPLISDMESGADDFGFYDWFQALSKPEKEAAERRKLVSKWHPTTKGTLRRNYRIPSKSEGRRLLKAIASLLSDDDQFRDATSHKGCQIRRENAHGESVCCNNVRALFDELPTPHLVVEISAFPAGPLTENDYAKAERLERVLRSGPSV; from the exons ATGCTTCTGCAAACCACCGCCATCTCCACCGGTGCCTCCTCTCTCACATCACCATTTCAGGCGACCATCTGCCAAAGCCACTACTGCTGCAGCTCCGACAAGAATCTCACCCAAAACCCACGCTTTTCATTGCCGaaaaccgtctttcttcctcgtCTAGGGAAATGGTTTCACGTGGGAAACAGATCAAGAAGCAGTTTCCATTTTGGTTATTTTAGAGCAATAACACCATGTGCAACTATGCTTGAGACCCCGGTTTTGTGGGTTGGCCGCCTTTGCATTTTCTACGCTCTTTTGAAAGCTGGTTTGGCTGGGTCTCCCACTAATCCACTCATTTCAG ATATGGAAAGTGGAGCTGACGATTTTGGGTTCTATGATTGGTTTCAGGCGTTAAGCAAACCAG AAAAGGAGGCAGCTGAAAGGAGAAAATTAGTGAGCAAATGGCATCCAACGACCAAGGGTACCCTTAGGCGCAATTACAGAATACCTTCTAAATCTGAAGGAAGACGCCTGCTTAAAGCCATCGCATCTTTGCTGTCAGATGATGACCAGTTTAGAGATGCCACATCCCACAAG GGATGTCAAATCAGACGGGAAAACGCTCATGGGGAAAGTGTATGTTGCAACAACGTGCGAGCTTTGTTTGATGAGCTCCCGACTCCACACTTAGTGGTGGAAATCTCAGCTTTTCCTGCCGGCCCTCTCACAGAAAACGATTATGCGAAGGCTGAGAGACTAGAAAGAGTGCTCAGATCTGGTCCTTCGGTTTGA
- the LOC140810168 gene encoding uncharacterized protein, with the protein MESKVPKFIIFSYIFHLLIFRSPSFTSASNSDPTVYELLPKYGLPSGLLPDSVTNYTLDQDGNFEVNLKKSCYIKFEYTVYYEKKITGKLSIGSITDLKGIEVQRLFFWFNVDEIKVDLPPSHSIYFSVGIINKKLDLDQFLTVRTCKDKALSLKQLPVPRNYAPMLLAE; encoded by the exons ATGGAGTCCAAAGTCCCAAAATTCATCATCTTCTCCTACATTTTCCATCTCCTGATCTTCCGTTCTCCATCTTTCACCTCTGCATCAAATTCCGATCCAACGGTGTATGAACTCCTCCCAAAATACGGTCTCCCCAGTGGCCTCTTGCCTGATTCTGTCACCAACTACACGCTCGATCAAGATGGAAATTTTGAGGTGAATTTAAAGAAATCCTGCTACATAAAGTTCGAATACACGGTTTATTATGAGAAGAAGATTACCGGGAAGTTGAGTATCGGGTCGATCACTGATTTGAAGGGTATTGAAGTGCAAAGATTATTTTTCTGGTTCAATGTTGATGAGATCAAGGTTGACTTGCCTCCTTCTCATAGTATTTATTTCAGTGTCGGAATCATTAACAAGAAGCTTGATTTGGATCAGTTCTTAACTGTGCGTACTTGCAAAGATAAGGCCTTATCTTTAAAGCAG CTTCCAGTTCCAAGAAACTATGCACCAATGCTTTTAGCTGAGTAG
- the LOC140810756 gene encoding uncharacterized protein, whose product MGIEVENTSSPIQTVTMTQSSASTSGPKTSMFTKKPGFVIPKNKLSGSLVPLFRGAKKGDGDTQNEEASNRVERKTKWGPVLTLDATVRKGRASAYQARINQISQQLTLGSLAMDDNQDPLSTSAFEKLSYHQLSQETLEILEVEKREIIGELLKLNPSYKAPPDYKPLLKEANVPIPIKEHPGYNFIALIFCPASDTQKRLEKETGAKIRVYGTKVDKGGKFEVSATDAKETVSSYEDLYVHVSADTFEKIDAAVALIELLITPVSVNTLSASTTLTSIADVRVIADPIQSMPSSFKAPPLVNQGMAQPSTGPLPTRTQSDMPQYPQAWFSAGPTQIPFFRQSGLVPPINYSAPLFGNPVQANSTSMPSFFGPPPVIPASFSLVPQNSSFAASRPQPPIALQPPQIPMAPLPVRSQGNIAMASQNIAMSVAPWMNIPNNMISPIPAPIQSAGGAPLGHPIASLSYGSAPQPQRGFSPLLPPMASESVSSSIGPMQPAIPPVAMRPPSPNIMSGSTPIPFPGTSSASFLQPGMNNSVPAAIPRPQHGSSADFTFQPQRPQNTFSQVSLQSSQPANHNLAPPIQTGHTPLTPPSPLVRPLMNNMNPYQVQSFPRIQVSHQMNQPRQQIFTDLVRSPAAPLVTPRGLPLLGHNTISSGIFQHMQPRNLAPPHIIGNSAGPFPPRAANPINSIPQSHSPAATPHRFPSPHPHFGNDPGKPFSGGTQLTYDPFSPTSASLNPQMSGNAAKLHNEIDPEYEDLMASVGVK is encoded by the exons ATGGGAATAGAGGTTGAGAATACATCTAGCCCTATCCAGACCGTTACTATGACTCAATCATCTGCATCAACTAGTGGGCCAAAGACATCCATGTTCACAAAAAAACCAGGATTTGTTATCCCAAAAAACAAGTTATCTGGCTCACTTGTTCCTTTATTTCGGGGCGCGAAAAAGGGGGACGGTGATACACAGAATGAGGAAGCTTCTAATCGGGTTGAGAGAAAAACCAAATGGGGCCCTGTTCTAACCCTGGATGCCACTGTTCGAAAAGGGAGAGCTTCGGCATATCAG GCTCGAATCAATCAAATATCACAGCAGCTGACCTTAGGGTCGCTGGCAATGGATGACAACCAAGACCCATTATCTACCTCTGCATTCGAGAAGTTATCGTATCATCAGCTTAGTCAGGAG ACATTGGAAATACTGGAAGTTGAAAAGCGAGAAATTATCG GTGAATTGCTAAAGTTAAATCCAAGTTACAAGGCTCCTCCTGATTACAAACCTCTGTTAAAAGAGGCGAATGTTCCAATTCCT ATCAAAGAACATCCTGGGTACAATTTTATTGCTTTGATATTTTGCCCTGCAAGTGATACTCAAAAGAGATTGGAAAAG GAAACAGGAGCTAAAATACGAGTTTATGGCACAAAAGTGGATAAGGGAGGGAAG TTTGAGGTTAGTGCTACCGATGCCAAAGAAACAGTCAGTTCTTATGAAGATCTGTATGTACATGTATCAGCTGACACATTTGAGAAAATTGATGCAGCTGTGGCTTTGATTGAATTGCTAATCACCCCGGTTTCG GTGAACACATTGTCTGCTTCAACGACATTGACCTCAATAGCTGATGTCAGGGTGATTGCTGATCCAATTCAAAGCATGCCGAGCTCATTTAAGGCGCCTCCACTGGTAAATCAGGGAATGGCTCAGCCATCTACAGGACCTTTACCAACTCGGACTCAAAGTGACATGCCACAATATCCTCAGGCATGGTTTTCTGCAGGtccaactcagattccatttttTCGACAGTCTGGATTAGTCCCCCCAATAAATTATTCTGCACCATTATTTGGTAATCCTGTCCAAGCAAATTCCACAAGCATGCCTTCGTTTTTTGGTCCTCCACCGGTTATACCTGCAAGCTTCAGTCTAGTTCCTCAAAATTCTTCCTTTGCTGCCTCCAGACCTCAACCACCCATTGCTTTACAGCCACCGCAAATACCAATGGCTCCATTACCTGTTCGTTCTCAAGGTAATATTGCTATGGCTTCCCAGAATATCGCCATGTCTGTTGCTCCTTGGATGAATATCCCTAACAACATGATATCACCTATACCTGCTCCAATCCAATCCGCTGGTGGAGCCCCTTTGGGCCATCCTATTGCTTCTTTATCTTATGGTTCTGCTCCACAACCCCAAAGGGGCTTCTCTCCGTTGCTTCCACCAATGGCATCTGAATCTGTATCTTCATCAATTGGACCAATGCAGCCTGCTATACCACCCGTAGCAATGCGTCCTCCATCCCCAAACATTATGTCTGGTTCAACACCTATTCCTTTCCCGGGAACATCTTCAGCATCATTTCTTCAACCTGGAATGAATAATTCTGTTCCTGCAGCAATTCCAAGACCTCAGCATGGCAGTTCTGCTGACTTCACGTTTCAGCCTCAACGCCCACAGAATACCTTCTCTCAGGTGTCTCTGCAAAGCAGTCAACCTGCAAACCATAATCTGGCACCCCCAATTCAGACAGGGCACACACCTTTGACGCCACCATCTCCTTTggtcaggccattgatgaataATATGAATCCTTATCAGGTTCAGAGTTTCCCAAGAATTCAGGTCAGCCATCAGATGAATCAACCAAGACAACAGATTTTCACGGACTTAGTCAGAAGTCCAGCAGCCCCTCTTGTAACACCTAGAGGTCTGCCATTACTTGGTCACAACACCATTTCATCGGGTATATTCCAACATATGCAACCAAGAAACCTTGCTCCTCCTCACATCATTGGTAATTCTGCTGGTCCTTTTCCTCCCAGAGCAGCAAATCCGATAAATAGTATTCCGCAAAGTCATTCTCCAGCAGCAACCCCACACAGATTCCCTAGCCCACACCCACATTTTGGTAACGATCCTGGTAAGCCATTTTCTGGTGGCACACAGCTAACATATGATCCTTTCTCACCTACTTCTGCGTCTCTCAACCCTCAGATGAGTGGTAATGCAGCCAAGTTACATAACGAAATTGATCCAGAGTACGAGGACCTGATGGCCTCTGTGGGAGTAAAGTGA
- the LOC140808792 gene encoding serine/arginine-rich SC35-like splicing factor SCL30A isoform X2, whose translation MRGRSYTPSPPRGYGRRGRSPVPRGRHDRGDAPTSLLVRNLRHDCRPEDLRRPFGQFGPLKDIYLPRDYHTGEPRGFGFVQYVDPADAAEAKYEMDGQPMQGRELTVVFAEENRKKPGEMRHRERGRSNSPRERRGGRDRRSYSRSPVQEHSPPNDGPRNLNGSPARRRSSYGSRSRSQSPDRGYSPVMIRSPNRSRSRSPHPAEYAREPGRDRPRS comes from the exons ATGAGGGGAAGAAGTTACACCCCTTCACCACCAAGAGGATATGGTAGAAGAGGAAGGAGCCCTGTCCCCAGAGGACGCCATGATAGAGGAGATGCTCCTACAAGTCTTTTAGTCCGCAACCTTCGCCATGACTGCAG ACCAGAAGACTTGAGGAGGccatttggacaatttggccCTTTAAAGGACATCTATTTGCCAAGGGATTACCACACTGG TGAGCCACGTGGCTTTGGATTTGTCCAATATGTGGACCCTGCTGATGCCGCTGAAGCTAAGTATGAGATGGATGGTCAGCCTATGCAAGGCCGGGAGCTGACTGTTGTTTTTGCTGAGGAAAACCGAAAGAAGCCTGGTGAAATGCGACACAGAGAACGTGGAAG GTCCAATTCGCCTCGAGAGAGAAGGGGAGGTAGAGACAGACGATCATACTCGCGATCCCCAGTGCAGGAACATTCTCCACCAAATGATGGGCCAAGGAACCTCAACGGGAGTCCAGCGAGGAGACGTTCTTCTTATGGCTCTAGAAGCCGCAGCCAAAGCCCAGATCGGGGCTATTCTCCAGTCATGATACGAAGCCCAAACCGTAGCAGAAGCAGGAGTCCCCACCCTGCAGAGTATGCAAGGGAGCCTGGAAGGGATAGGCCTCGAAGCTAA
- the LOC140809660 gene encoding mitochondrial dicarboxylate/tricarboxylate transporter DTC-like yields the protein MRALAPFTRILTNKALEANDGKPLPLHQKASCGLIAGAIGATVGSPVDLALIYMQADATFPAAQRRNYTNAFHALYRIYADEGVLALWKGAGPTVVRAMALNMGMLASYDQSVEFFKDSLGFNEAATVFGASTVSGFFAAACSNCSACHDDMDIPEPNPEIPEVCRIVTQSRHACSSEWCFDPNNVLTCCID from the exons ATGAGGGCATTGGCACCTTTTACAAG GATTTTAACCAATAAAGCATTAGAAGCCAATGATGGAAAGCCATTGCCACTACATCAGAAAGCTTCGTGTGGATTGATTGCTGGAGCAATTGGAGCAACTGTTGGCAGTCCTGTAGATTTAGCCCTCATATATATGCAGGCTGATGCAACATTTCCTGCTGCACAGCGGCGAAACTACACAAATGCATTTCATGCCCTTTATCGCATTTATGCCGACGAAGGAGTTTTAGCTCTGTGGAAAGGCGCTGGACCTACTGTTGTAAGGGCTATGGCGCTTAACATGGGTATGCTTGCTTCTTATGATCAAAGTGTGGAGTTCTTCAAGGACTCCCTTGGTTTCAACGAGGCTGCAACCGTGTTTG GGGCCAGTACTGTCTCGGGATTCTTTGCTGCGGCCTGTAGT AATTGCTCCGCATGTCATG ATGACATGGATATTCCTGAACCAAATCCAGAAATTCCAGAAGTCTGCAGGATTGTAACTCAAAGCCGACATGCTTGTTCGTCGGAGTGGTGTTTTGATCCGAATAATGTCTTGACATGTTGTATCGATTAG
- the LOC140808792 gene encoding serine/arginine-rich SC35-like splicing factor SCL30A isoform X1, whose protein sequence is MRGRSYTPSPPRGYGRRGRSPVPRGRHDRGDAPTSLLVRNLRHDCRPEDLRRPFGQFGPLKDIYLPRDYHTGEPRGFGFVQYVDPADAAEAKYEMDGQPMQGRELTVVFAEENRKKPGEMRHRERGRGRVYDRRRSPPRYSHSPRYSQSPPPHHGGSQSRRGYYSPRRKHSRSNSPRERRGGRDRRSYSRSPVQEHSPPNDGPRNLNGSPARRRSSYGSRSRSQSPDRGYSPVMIRSPNRSRSRSPHPAEYAREPGRDRPRS, encoded by the exons ATGAGGGGAAGAAGTTACACCCCTTCACCACCAAGAGGATATGGTAGAAGAGGAAGGAGCCCTGTCCCCAGAGGACGCCATGATAGAGGAGATGCTCCTACAAGTCTTTTAGTCCGCAACCTTCGCCATGACTGCAG ACCAGAAGACTTGAGGAGGccatttggacaatttggccCTTTAAAGGACATCTATTTGCCAAGGGATTACCACACTGG TGAGCCACGTGGCTTTGGATTTGTCCAATATGTGGACCCTGCTGATGCCGCTGAAGCTAAGTATGAGATGGATGGTCAGCCTATGCAAGGCCGGGAGCTGACTGTTGTTTTTGCTGAGGAAAACCGAAAGAAGCCTGGTGAAATGCGACACAGAGAACGTGGAAG GGGCCGCGTTTATGATCGAAGGAGATCACCTCCACGTTACTCGCATTCGCCTCGGTATTCTCAATCCCCACCTCCACACCATGGAGGGTCTCAATCTCGTCGTGGTTACTACTCTCCTAGGAGAAAACACTCGAG GTCCAATTCGCCTCGAGAGAGAAGGGGAGGTAGAGACAGACGATCATACTCGCGATCCCCAGTGCAGGAACATTCTCCACCAAATGATGGGCCAAGGAACCTCAACGGGAGTCCAGCGAGGAGACGTTCTTCTTATGGCTCTAGAAGCCGCAGCCAAAGCCCAGATCGGGGCTATTCTCCAGTCATGATACGAAGCCCAAACCGTAGCAGAAGCAGGAGTCCCCACCCTGCAGAGTATGCAAGGGAGCCTGGAAGGGATAGGCCTCGAAGCTAA
- the LOC140809968 gene encoding probable polyamine transporter At3g13620 has protein sequence MSSADTDYVLLKCNSPPEFNPEILKKDSSPPPSLYSRIKSSSNVILKYIFFKKKILGSSSMSGQLTPTNPIPPPQGQNQELPTTTATTATTAVASKKLTLIPLIFLIYFEVAGGPYGEEPAVQAAGPLLAILGFLIFPFIWSIPEALITAELSTAFPGNGGFVIWADRAFGPFFGSLMGTWKFLSGVINIAAFPALCINYLKRIFPLFESGLPRTLAILISTVLLSFLNYTGLAIVGYTAVVLGIVSLAPFILMSLIAIPQIHPRRWISLGQKGVKKDWTLFFNTLFWNLNFWDNVSTMAGEVENPQKNFPLALLLSVILTCLGYIIPLVAVTGSVVVDQSEWEAGFMADAARTISGKWLKFWIEIGAVLSSIGLFEAQLSSCAYQLLGMADLAILPRFFALRSKQFNTPWVGILFSTSIALGVSYMSYTDIVSAANFIYGLGMILEFAAFLWLRKKFPTMKRPYKIPLKLPALVIMCLIPCAFLVLIMVIASHLVYLVSGLMTVAGIGWYFFMKLCKSKRWLVFQRVFDEDEDEL, from the coding sequence ATGTCGTCGGCCGACACAGATTACGTACTCCTCAAATGCAACAGTCCGCCCGAGTTTAATCCGGAGATTTTGAAGAAAGATTCCTCCCCACCCCCAAGTTTATATTCCCGAATCAAATCTTCTTCCAACGTGAttcttaaatatatatttttcaagaaaaagattCTTGGATCCTCCAGCATGTCAGGCCAGTTAACACCCACCAACCCTATTCCTCCGCCGCAAGGCCAGAACCAAGAACTCCCGACGACCACCGCAACCACGGCCACCACCGCTGTGGCTTCCAAGAAACTCACCCTCATCCCCCTCATTTTCCTCATCTACTTTGAAGTGGCAGGCGGCCCTTATGGAGAAGAGCCGGCAGTTCAGGCCGCAGGCCCTCTGTTGGCTATTCTTGGATTCCTCATCTTCCCGTTTATTTGGAGTATCCCTGAAGCTCTGATCACCGCGGAGCTCTCCACGGCGTTCCCTGGGAACGGCGGCTTTGTCATATGGGCAGACAGAGCATTCGGCCCTTTCTTTGGCTCGCTTATGGGCACCTGGAAATTCCTCAGTGGAGTGATTAATATTGCGGCTTTTCCGGCTCTTTGTATAAACTATTTGAAAAGGATTTTCCCCCTTTTCGAATCCGGTCTTCCAAGAACTCTAGCAATCTTGATTTCTACTGTCCTGCTTTCTTTTCTAAATTACACGGGATTAGCTATTGTTGGTTATACTGCTGTTGTGTTAGGGATTGTATCACTTGCACCCTTTATACTAATGTCTTTGATTGCTATCCCGCAGATTCATCCCCGTAGGTGGATCAGTTTAGGACAAAAGGGGGTGAAGAAAGACTGGACCTTGTTCTTTAATACCTTGTTTTGGAACCTTAATTTCTGGGATAATGTTAGTACTATGGCAGGAGAGGTCGAAAACCCGCAAAAAAATTTCCCTTTAGCCCTTCTTTTATCTGTGATTTTAACTTGTCTGGGATACATAATTCCTTTAGTAGCGGTAACAGGATCTGTTGTAGTCGATCAAAGTGAATGGGAGGCAGGATTCATGGCAGATGCAGCTAGAACGATTTCTGGTAAATGGCTAAAATTCTGGATTGAAATCGGAGCTGTGTTATCATCAATCGGCCTGTTCGAAGCTCAGTTAAGTAGTTGCGCGTATCAGCTTCTTGGCATGGCAGATTTAGCCATTTTGCCAAGATTTTTCGCCTTAAGATCGAAACAGTTCAACACTCCTTGGGTCGGGATACTGTTTTCAACATCGATTGCACTTGGTGTTTCATATATGAGCTATACAGATATCGTATCCGCGGCAAATTTCATATACGGACTGGGGATGATCTTGGAGTTCGCAGCTTTCCTTTGGTTAAGAAAGAAGTTTCCTACAATGAAAAGGCCATACAAAATCCCATTAAAACTACCAGCTCTGGTAATCATGTGCTTGATTCCTTGTGCTTTTCTTGTGCTGATAATGGTTATCGCCAGTCATCTTGTGTATCTGGTGAGTGGGCTGATGACCGTGGCTGGAATTGGATGGTATTTCTTTATGAAACTTTGCAAATCAAAGAGGTGGCTTGTATTCCAAAGGGTGTTCGATGAGGATGAGGATGAGTTGTGA
- the LOC140810166 gene encoding F-box/kelch-repeat protein At1g55270-like yields the protein MEQIIERSSNVHRNFRARAPLVDSVTCYCKVDSGLKTVVGAGKFVPGAKLCIQPDINHRAHKAKNSRRERSRVQPPLLPGLPDDLAIACLIRAPRIEHNKLRLVCKRWYKLLAGNFFYSLRKSLGMAEEWVYVVKRDRDGRISWHAFDPTYQLWQPLPPVPVEYNAAVGFGCAVLSGCHLYLFGGKDPLKGSMRRVIFYSARTNKWHRAPDMLRKRHFFGSCVINNCLYVAGGECDGIQRTLRSAEVYDPNRNRWSFIADMSTAMVPFIGVVYTGKWFLKGLGAHREVLSEAYTPETNSWSPINDGMVAGWRNPSISMNGKLYALDCRDGCRLRVYDEGTHSWHRFIDSKLHLGNSRALEAAALVPLNGKLCIIRNNMSISMVDVSNPDKQVESNPNIWENIVSKGHFRTLFTNLWSSIAGRSGLKSHIVHCQVLQA from the exons ATGGAGCAAATCATTGAGAGGTCTTCAAATGTGCACAGGAATTTTAGAGCTCGAGCTCCTCTG GTTGACTCGGTAACATGTTATTGCAAAGTCGACTCAGGGTTGAAGACAGTTGTCGGGGCAGGAAAATTTGTCCCAGGAGCTAAACTTTGTATCCAACCTGATATTAATCATCGTGCACACAAGGCAAAAAACTCACGTAGGGAGAGGAGCAGGGTTCAACCACCACTTCTACCTGGACTCCCTGATGATCTTGCCATTGCTTGTCTGATCCGAGCCCCTCGCATTGAACATAACAAGCTCCGCCTAGTTTGCAAGAGATGGTACAAGCTGTTGGCTGGAAATTTCTTTTACTCTCTGAGGAAGAGTCTTGGTATGGCTGAAGAATGGGTGTACGTAGTTAAAAGAGATCGTGATGGGCGCATCTCATGGCATGCTTTTGACCCAACCTACCAATTGTGGCAGCCGCTTCCGCCTGTTCCCGTGGAGTACAATGCGGCAGTTGGATTTGGCTGTGCTGTACTTAGTGGCTGCCACCTATATCTTTTCGGAGGAAAAGATCCACTAAAGGGCTCGATGAGACGGGTCATTTTTTATAGTGCTCGAACAAATAAATGGCACAGGGCACCTGACATGCTTCGTAAAAGGCACTTCTTTGGTTCTTGTGTCATCAACAACTGTCTTTATGTTGCAGGAGGAGAATGTGACGGAATCCAGAGAACTCTACGTTCTGCTGAAGTATACGACCCAAACAGAAACAGGTGGAGTTTTATTGCTGATATGAGCACGGCAATGGTGCCGTTCATTGGGGTAGTTTATACCGGAAAATGGTTCTTAAAAGGTCTTGGAGCACATAGGGAAGTTTTAAGTGAAGCTTATACCCCAGAAACGAATTCTTGGAGCCCGATTAACGATGGGATGGTTGCTGGTTGGCGAAACCCGAGTATCTCTATGAACGGTAAGCTTTATGCTTTAGATTGTCGAGATGGGTGCAGGCTAAGAGTGTACGATGAAGGCACACATTCTTGGCACCGATTCATTGACAGCAAGCTTCATTTGGGCAATTCTCGTGCTCTTGAGGCTGCTGCTCTTGTTCCTCTAAACGGAAAGCTTTGTATAATTCGAAACAATATGAGCATTAGCATGGTTGATGTGTCGAATCCGGATAAACAGGTGGAGAGCAACCCTAACATTTGGGAGAATATAGTGAGTAAAGGTCATTTCCGAACTTTGTTCACGAATTTGTGGTCTAGTATTGCTGGGAGAAGTGGATTGAAGAGCCACATTGTGCACTGTCAGGTTCTTCAAGCATGA